One Henckelia pumila isolate YLH828 unplaced genomic scaffold, ASM3356847v2 CTG_498, whole genome shotgun sequence DNA segment encodes these proteins:
- the LOC140872929 gene encoding uncharacterized protein gives MKYIFLEMGMKKGQCFLVAVSLLNILIMACLAMALTNIITDQSALLAFKSQLSLDPSHVLSRNWSHSSPTCEWIGVTCSSRHPRVTALDISEMGLHGNLPSQLGNLSFLVSLNLRNNSFRGQLPQELAKLHRLRFLDFGFNSFTGNIPSLFGILVELRFLNLRNNFFTGSIPSFVTNMSKLEVFDISFNPLQGEIPEAFGSLFNLKELRLQSNNLIGVVPMSVFNISTMENLALTGNSLSGNLPEGMCRRLWNLKTLYLSSNELEGPIPLNISECSQLTVLSLWYNKFTGSIPRGIGSLRELEVLYLSFNHFTGEIPKEIGNLEKLTELRMEDNFFVGSVPSSICNSSSLQYINVAECNLTGSIPSDMCSSSSQLRKAYFYGNNLTGSIPKGIGNLTMLQMLYIGYNKLTGTIPEGIGNLNNLLFLDLSYNDLSGYIPEKIFNISTLRSIVVSSNKLLGHLPSILNHGLPDLEVFYLDHNFFFGEMTDSISNSSKLIFLDFSFNNLTGQIPHSFGKLSLLEILLLTANNLVSETSELSFITPLSNCSYLSEFSIGANPFNGVLPVSIGNLSTSIQKLYAHNCGLRGRIPDGLGNLENLIILGMFRNELTGAIPNTLENLRKLQAFSLHHNKLRGSIPDILCTLPNLALLSLMHNKITGSIPDCIGNLTSLRALYLGTNRLNSVIPTSLWRLRDILELDLSSNMLTGSLPSDIRYMKVATILDFSKNQFSSIIPSSIGGVGSIVDLSLARNRFQGSIPESIGKLVSLETLDLSHNNLSGTISTSLEALQYLKYFDVSFNELSGPIPTGGPFKSFPSKFFISNEGLCGDSKYGVPPCHENTIPKSKRKKVSPHVVYVFVGISMLAFIIAMSYLLARYREKNKVESPTESSFITAPSRVSYQELVKATEGFNENHLLGTGSYGSVYKGTLEDGEDVAVKVFHSHSEGGFKSFDTECEVLRTLRHRNLCKVIGSCSNEDFKALVLKYMPNGSLEQWLYLENNFLNIVQRLNIMIDIACALEYLHYGYSIPIIHCDLKPSNVLLDEEMVAHLSDFGVAKLLSDGVSVTLTRTLATLGYIAPEYGSEGLVSVKCDVYSYGIMLMEVFTGMKPNDIKFTGDLSLRKWVNDCVPDAIVQVIDSELLNSEEEYLHEKVECLVSIMEIALKCCMENPSERRISMKYVVVALKKIMSQHLQYYTPKQVSNL, from the exons atgaaatatatatttctGGAAATGGGCATGAAGAAGGGACAGTGTTTTCTTGTGGCAGTTTCATTACTAAATATTCTGATCATGGCTTGTTTGGCCATGGCGTTAACCAACATAATCACTGATCAATCTGCCCTTCTTGCATTCAAATCCCAACTCAGTTTAGACCCTTCTCATGTTTTGTCCCGAAACTGGTCCCATTCTTCCCCAACATGCGAATGGATTGGAGTTACTTGCAGTTCTCGCCACCCAAGAGTTACAGCTTTAGATATTTCAGAGATGGGACTTCACGGAAATCTGCCCTCACAACTGGGAAACCTGTCGTTCCTAGTTTCTCTAAACTTGAGAAATAACAGTTTTCGTGGCCAACTTCCCCAAGAGTTGGCAAAGTTGCATAGATTGAGATTCTTGGATTTCGGGTTCAACAGCTTCACCGGCAACATCCCTTCTTTGTTCGGGATCTTGGTTGAACTTCGGTTCTTGAATCTTCGGAACAATTTTTTTACTGGTTCCATACCAAGTTTCGTAACGAATATGTCCAAGCTGGAAGTTTTTGATATATCATTCAATCCTTTACAGGGAGAAATCCCAGAAGCCTTTGGAAGTTTGTTTAACTTGAAGGAATTGCGATTACAATCTAACAACCTTATCGGTGTCGTACCGATGTCAGTTTTCAACATATCCACCATGGAAAATCTTGCTTTGACAGGGAATAGTTTGTCCGGCAATCTCCCTGAAGGCATGTGCCGCCGCCTCTGGAATCTGAAAACGCTTTATCTATCTTCCAACGAGCTGGAAGGTCCCATACCGCTAAATATTTCCGAGTGTTCACAGCTTACTGTTCTCTCCTTGTGGTATAATAAGTTTACTGGCTCCATCCCTCGAGGCATTGGAAGCTTAAGGGAACTTGAAGTATTGTATCTTAGTTTCAACCATTTTACAG GTGAAATCCCAAAAGAGATCGGTAACCTTGAAAAGTTGACGGAGCTACGAATGGAAGATAACTTTTTCGTGGGCTCTGTACCTTCATCTATCTGCAACAGCTCCTCATTGCAATACATCAATGTTGCAGAATGTAATCTAACCGGTTCCATTCCGTCCGACAtgtgttcttcttcttctcagCTCAGAAAGGCTTATTTCTATGGGAACAACTTAACTGGAAGCATACCAAAAGGGATCGGAAACTTAACAATGCTGCAAATGTTGTATATTGGTTATAACAAGTTGACAG GAACAATTCCAGAAGGGATAGGCAATCTTAACAACTTGTTGTTCTTGGATTTGTCATACAATGACTTGAGTGGTTATATCCCTGAAAAAATCTTCAACATCTCAACATTAAGGTCGATTGTTGTTTCATCGAATAAGCTATTGGGTCACCTTCCATCGATTTTGAATCATGGGCTACCTGATCTAGAAGTGTTCTACCTCGATCACAATTTTTTCTTTGGAGAAATGACTGATTCTATCTCAAATTCGTCCAAACTCATCTTCCTCGACTTTTCTTTCAACAATCTCACTGGACAAATTCCCCACTCCTTTGGGAAGTTGAGTCTTTTGGAAATTTTACTATTAACCGCGAACAATTTGGTTAGTGAAACATCGGAACTAAGCTTCATCACTCCATTGAGCAACTGCAGCTATCTAAGTGAATTCAGTATAGGAGCTAATCCTTTCAATGGAGTTCTCCCAGTTTCCATAGGGAATCTGTCAACTTCTATTCAGAAATTATATGCTCACAACTGTGGTCTTCGAGGCAGAATTCCAGATGGACTTGGAAATCTTGAAAATTTGATTATTCTGGGTATGTTCCGTAATGAACTCACAGGAGCTATTCCAAATACATTGGAAAACCTGAGAAAACTTCAAGCTTTTTCTCTTCACCACAACAAACTGAGGGGATCGATACCTGATATCCTCTGCACACTACCGAATTTGGCTCTATTGTCTCTTATGCATAACAAAATCACTGGTTCTATCCCTGATTGCATTGGAAATCTTACTTCTCTAAGGGCACTATACTTGGGGACaaacagattaaattctgtgATACCTACAAGCCTATGGAGACTCCGCGATATTCTCGAGTTGGATTTGTCTTCAAATATGTTGACGGGTTCTCTACCTTCAGATATTAGATATATGAAGGTTGCAACCATCCTTGATTTCTCAAAAAATCAATTCTCAAGTATCATTCCTAGCTCTATTGGAGGCGTAGGGAGCATTGTCGATCTTTCTTTGGCACGAAACAGATTTCAAGGATCTATTCCCGAGTCCATTGGTAAGTTGGTGAGTTTGGAGACACTGGATCTTTCACACAACAATCTTTCTGGAACTATCTCAACGTCGCTGGAAGCACTTCAGTATCTCAAGTACTTCGATGTTTCTTTCAATGAGTTAAGCGGTCCCATCCCTACTGGTGGCCCCTTCAAATCTTTTCCAAGTAAATTCttcatttctaatgaagggCTTTGTGGTGATTCTAAATATGGAGTTCCACCTTGTCATGAAAATACAATCCCTAAATCGAAGAGGAAGAAAGTGAGTCCTCATGTTGTGTATGTTTTCGTGGGGATTTCAATGCTAGCTTTCATCATAGCCATGTCATATCTACTTGCAAGATACCGAGAGAAAAACAAGGTAGAATCCCCTACAGAGAGTTCATTCATTACTGCACCATCACGAGTCTCGTATCAGGAACTTGTAAAGGCAACCGAAGGATTCAATGAGAATCATTTACTTGGGACAGGAAGTTATGGTTCTGTCTACAAAGGGACGCTTGAGGATGGCGAAGATGTGGCGGTGAAAGTGTTCCACTCGCATTCAGAAGGCGGATTCAAGAGTTTTGACACTGAATGTGAAGTCTTGCGTACGCTACGTCATAGAAATCTCTGCAAAGTCATTGGAAGTTGCTCGAACGAAGACTTCAAGGCATTGGTTCTCAAATATATGCCTAATGGAAGCCTCGAACAATGGCTATATTTGGAAAACAACTTCTTGAATATCGTGCAAAGACTGAACATAATGATAGACATAGCATGTGCACTAGAATATCTACACTATGGTTACTCAATACCGATAATTCATTGTGATTTAAAGCCAAGCAATGTGCTCTTAGATGAAGAAATGGTTGCCCATTTGAGCGATTTTGGGGTCGCGAAGCTTCTAAGTGATGGAGTTAGCGTTACGCTCACAAGGACGCTTGCCACATTAGGCTATATTGCACCAG AATATGGTTCGGAAGGATTGGTATCCGTAAAATGTGATGTTTACAGCTACGGCATAATGTTGATGGAAGTTTTTACGGGAATGAAGCCGAATGATATAAAGTTTACAGGGGATTTAAGCCTAAGGAAGTGGGTGAATGATTGTGTGCCTGATGCAATTGTGCAAGTTATAGATTCGGAATTATTGAACTCGGAAGAAGAATATCTCcatgaaaaggtggaatgctTGGTGTCAATAATGGAGATAGCTTTAAAATGTTGTATGGAGAATCCTAGCGAAAGGAGAATTAGCATGAAATATGTTGTTGTAGCATTGAAGAAGATCATGTCTCAACACCTTCAGTACTATACTCCAAAACAAGTGAGCAACCTTTGA